One window from the genome of Haloprofundus halobius encodes:
- a CDS encoding aminopeptidase → MTNRNTGDELRAAAETALEQCLRLQSDESCAVVTDDKRAPIGEALYEVASEITDDAVVTRYPPGPQHGAEPPAPVAAAMREADVFIAPTTKSLSHTRARSEACDAGARGATMPGITEDVMLAGLDADYEAIARHSLDVLEQVVDADEVRVTTPKGTDITFVPGDREWLSDTGMVHDAGQFSNLPAGEVFVSPETADGTYVVDGTMMPYGLLDEDQELRFEVEDGYVTVISDDEVREQVEAGAEEVGRDAYNLAELGIGTNVGVDELVGSVLLDEKAAGTVHIAIGDDAGIGGDTVAPLHLDGIIRDPTVYADGEEVELPR, encoded by the coding sequence ATGACCAACCGCAATACTGGCGACGAACTCCGCGCGGCCGCGGAGACGGCGCTCGAACAGTGCCTGCGCCTCCAGTCCGACGAATCCTGCGCAGTCGTCACCGACGACAAGCGAGCGCCCATCGGCGAGGCGCTGTACGAGGTGGCCAGTGAGATTACCGACGACGCCGTCGTCACGCGCTACCCGCCAGGGCCGCAGCACGGTGCGGAGCCACCTGCACCAGTCGCGGCGGCGATGCGCGAAGCGGACGTGTTCATCGCGCCGACGACGAAGAGTCTGAGTCACACCCGCGCGCGGAGCGAGGCGTGCGACGCCGGCGCTCGCGGCGCGACGATGCCCGGTATCACCGAGGACGTGATGCTCGCGGGCCTCGACGCCGACTACGAGGCCATCGCCCGACACAGCCTCGACGTACTCGAACAGGTCGTCGACGCCGACGAAGTCCGGGTGACGACGCCGAAAGGTACCGACATCACCTTCGTCCCCGGCGACCGCGAGTGGCTCTCGGACACCGGGATGGTCCACGACGCGGGGCAGTTCTCGAATCTCCCCGCGGGCGAGGTGTTCGTCAGCCCCGAGACGGCCGACGGCACCTACGTCGTCGACGGGACGATGATGCCGTACGGCCTGCTCGACGAGGATCAGGAGCTCCGATTCGAGGTCGAAGACGGCTACGTGACCGTCATCTCCGACGACGAGGTTCGCGAGCAGGTCGAAGCAGGCGCAGAGGAGGTCGGGCGGGACGCGTACAACCTCGCGGAACTCGGTATCGGGACGAACGTCGGCGTCGACGAGTTGGTCGGCTCCGTGCTCCTCGACGAGAAGGCGGCCGGGACGGTCCACATCGCCATCGGCGACGACGCCGGAATCGGCGGCGACACCGTCGCGCCGCTCCACCTGGACGGGATCATCCGCGACCCGACCGTGTACGCGGATGGCGAGGAAGTGGAACTCCCGCGGTAG
- a CDS encoding DUF7344 domain-containing protein yields the protein MDDDAPDDPPTAGGGNTDEFDEFPDSVRADEAGAFPLDAVFRVLENPRRRYVLYHLQTCRYPATLSEVAEQVAMWETRQDLDDISEETLGQIHADLHHSHLPKLADADIVDYDADANVVTMAECTRPLDEFLEFTRQYEQYQR from the coding sequence ATGGACGACGACGCACCCGACGATCCGCCGACCGCAGGCGGGGGAAATACCGACGAGTTCGACGAGTTTCCCGACTCCGTCCGCGCCGACGAGGCGGGGGCGTTTCCGCTCGACGCGGTGTTTCGGGTCCTCGAGAACCCGCGGCGTCGGTACGTCCTCTATCACCTGCAGACCTGCCGGTATCCGGCGACGCTATCGGAGGTCGCAGAACAGGTCGCCATGTGGGAGACCCGCCAGGACCTCGACGACATCTCCGAGGAGACGCTCGGACAGATCCACGCCGACTTGCACCACTCGCACCTCCCGAAGTTGGCCGACGCGGATATCGTCGACTACGACGCCGACGCGAACGTGGTGACGATGGCCGAATGTACCCGACCGCTCGACGAGTTCCTCGAATTCACGCGACAGTACGAACAGTACCAGCGATAG
- a CDS encoding HVO_0476 family zinc finger protein yields MSQSERVAVVCPSCSPQTETVHEVLKPGGQATVRCTECGHTHKTTIEEERETELSVIVSQDGESFSTTVDAPAEETLAVGEEFIADTPEAIMLVRITSLDVGGDQRVDKAVAEDVATVWTRVVDNVSVPVTLHPGDGRRDETRSFKLSVPGDYEFVVGETEELNDEEFEIEGIHVRQNATNYRFDKFDRDGDMVFAKDVKRIYGRDETSSAWSAW; encoded by the coding sequence ATGAGCCAAAGCGAACGCGTCGCGGTGGTCTGTCCCTCCTGCTCACCGCAGACGGAGACCGTCCACGAGGTGCTCAAACCCGGCGGACAGGCGACCGTCCGCTGCACCGAGTGCGGACACACCCACAAGACGACAATCGAGGAGGAGCGCGAAACCGAACTGAGCGTCATCGTCTCCCAGGACGGCGAATCGTTCAGTACGACCGTCGACGCACCCGCAGAGGAGACGCTGGCCGTCGGCGAGGAGTTCATCGCCGACACGCCCGAGGCCATCATGCTCGTCCGCATCACGTCGCTCGACGTGGGCGGCGACCAGCGCGTCGACAAAGCCGTCGCTGAGGACGTGGCGACGGTCTGGACGCGCGTCGTCGACAACGTGAGCGTCCCCGTCACGCTTCACCCCGGCGACGGCCGCCGCGACGAGACGCGGAGTTTCAAACTCAGCGTCCCCGGCGACTACGAGTTCGTCGTCGGCGAGACCGAGGAACTGAACGACGAGGAGTTCGAGATAGAGGGCATCCACGTGCGCCAGAACGCGACGAACTACCGCTTCGACAAGTTCGACCGCGACGGCGACATGGTGTTCGCCAAGGACGTCAAACGCATCTACGGCCGCGACGAGACGAGTTCGGCGTGGTCGGCGTGGTGA
- a CDS encoding protein-L-isoaspartate(D-aspartate) O-methyltransferase produces the protein MEFETARKRMVDRLLEHDRIEREATAEALRTVPRHAFIPPDRREHAYHDRPLPIGDGQTISAPHMVAIVTDLLALDPGDRVLEIGTGCGYHAAVTAEALARTGRDGRDDHGASVYSVEYDSELADHARETLSEHGYDVDVRTGDGYEGWAEHAPYDRAYLTCAPESLPERVVEQIRPDGCVVGPVGRGQQTLVRAWRREDGDIDRETHGGVRFVPMRRDD, from the coding sequence ATGGAATTCGAAACCGCCCGCAAACGGATGGTCGACCGACTTCTCGAACACGACCGAATCGAACGCGAAGCGACGGCCGAGGCGCTCCGAACCGTCCCGCGCCACGCGTTCATCCCGCCGGATCGACGAGAGCACGCCTATCATGACCGTCCGTTACCTATCGGCGACGGTCAGACCATCAGCGCGCCGCACATGGTCGCCATCGTCACCGACCTTCTCGCGCTCGACCCCGGCGACCGCGTGCTCGAAATCGGCACCGGATGCGGCTACCACGCCGCCGTCACCGCCGAAGCGCTCGCGCGGACGGGGCGAGACGGCCGAGACGACCATGGAGCGAGCGTCTACAGCGTCGAGTACGACTCCGAACTGGCCGACCACGCCCGCGAGACCCTCTCCGAACACGGGTACGACGTCGATGTTCGGACGGGCGACGGGTACGAGGGGTGGGCCGAGCACGCGCCTTACGACCGCGCGTACCTCACCTGTGCCCCCGAGTCGCTTCCGGAACGAGTGGTCGAACAGATTCGGCCGGATGGGTGCGTGGTTGGACCGGTCGGTCGCGGGCAGCAGACGCTCGTCCGAGCGTGGCGTCGCGAAGACGGTGACATCGACCGTGAGACCCACGGCGGCGTCCGGTTCGTCCCGATGCGACGCGACGACTGA
- a CDS encoding methyltransferase domain-containing protein, protein MPTVHRSGHDTETLLLLWAARETGALDALTSRAGTADAVAAETDVTPEAARVVVDSLADLGFLERVGDEYEVTNRALGFLAKRDVRSIGRLPHALDMLDRYTELPETMTTGVPPVSSAESTRNRLGAHAATDESVVRAAVTAAVRLAPRAKHVLNVAGRSGVYAREFVARGFEVTMCDGDDVVEFVAPALEHEDVTLERRSLATIADGTYDLVFGENLCCSLAVAETRTLLSTVEDTLSPSGAAVFVEPVRGRSSSAATVRAATEALATGSGGAYDESQYRGWFSEAGFERVRVDDVPGTDRQAVGGYKRRVD, encoded by the coding sequence ATGCCGACCGTACACCGTTCGGGGCACGACACCGAGACGCTGTTACTTCTCTGGGCGGCCCGCGAGACGGGAGCGCTCGACGCGCTGACGAGCCGTGCGGGAACCGCCGACGCCGTCGCCGCCGAGACCGACGTGACGCCCGAGGCGGCGCGCGTCGTCGTCGACTCGCTCGCCGACCTCGGCTTTCTCGAACGTGTCGGCGACGAGTACGAGGTGACGAACCGCGCGCTCGGCTTTCTCGCCAAGCGTGACGTTCGCTCCATCGGTCGCCTACCGCACGCACTCGACATGCTCGACCGCTACACAGAGCTTCCGGAGACGATGACGACGGGCGTGCCCCCGGTGTCGAGCGCGGAGTCGACGAGAAACCGACTGGGCGCACACGCTGCGACCGACGAATCGGTCGTCAGAGCCGCCGTCACCGCAGCGGTTCGCCTCGCACCGCGCGCGAAGCACGTACTGAACGTCGCCGGCAGGTCGGGCGTCTACGCCCGCGAGTTCGTCGCTCGTGGGTTCGAGGTCACGATGTGCGACGGTGACGACGTCGTCGAGTTCGTCGCCCCGGCGCTCGAACACGAGGACGTGACGCTCGAACGCCGGTCGTTGGCGACGATAGCCGACGGGACGTACGACCTCGTCTTCGGCGAGAACCTCTGTTGCTCGCTCGCTGTCGCGGAGACTCGAACGCTGCTGTCCACGGTCGAAGACACGCTGTCGCCGTCCGGCGCGGCCGTCTTCGTCGAACCCGTCCGAGGCCGCTCGTCGTCGGCAGCAACCGTTCGGGCGGCGACGGAGGCGCTCGCGACCGGCAGCGGCGGTGCGTACGACGAGTCGCAGTACCGCGGGTGGTTCTCGGAGGCTGGGTTCGAGCGTGTCCGCGTCGACGACGTCCCTGGAACCGACCGACAGGCGGTCGGGGGGTACAAGCGCCGAGTTGATTAG
- a CDS encoding protein-L-isoaspartate O-methyltransferase family protein, with protein MDPAVLREDMVDGLERALGERLDERVDVAMRTVPRHEFVDDHPYANRNTTENGSRVLAPSTVARLLSALDPTDGDNVLVVGAGVGYTAAVAAELVGDANVQAIDISRRIVIYARQRLAETGYDGVLVDCRDGARGYPEYAPFDRILLEAAAIRPPRALVDQLAPDGKLVLPMGGPQQTLVAVEPGPEAAGPDGVTERYGPAQFAPMLVEGEQPDGLARNRTVREDREYDESGWRARTGWEQDWVDWDEHL; from the coding sequence ATGGACCCCGCGGTACTGCGCGAGGACATGGTCGACGGCCTCGAGCGGGCACTCGGAGAGCGTCTCGACGAGCGCGTCGACGTAGCGATGCGGACGGTCCCGCGCCACGAGTTCGTCGACGACCATCCCTACGCGAACAGGAACACGACCGAGAACGGTAGTCGCGTCCTCGCCCCGTCGACGGTCGCGCGACTGCTCTCCGCGCTCGACCCGACCGACGGCGACAACGTCCTCGTCGTCGGCGCGGGCGTCGGCTACACCGCCGCCGTCGCCGCCGAGTTGGTCGGCGACGCGAACGTACAGGCTATCGACATCTCCCGACGGATAGTGATCTACGCACGCCAACGCCTCGCAGAGACCGGTTACGACGGCGTCCTCGTCGACTGCCGCGACGGCGCTCGCGGCTACCCCGAGTACGCCCCGTTCGACCGCATCCTCCTCGAAGCGGCGGCGATTCGCCCCCCGCGCGCGCTCGTCGACCAGTTAGCGCCGGACGGGAAGCTCGTCCTCCCGATGGGTGGCCCCCAGCAGACGCTCGTCGCCGTCGAGCCGGGTCCCGAGGCGGCGGGACCCGACGGCGTCACCGAGCGCTACGGGCCGGCGCAGTTCGCGCCGATGCTCGTCGAGGGCGAACAGCCGGACGGGCTCGCGCGTAACCGAACGGTTCGGGAGGACCGCGAGTACGACGAGAGCGGCTGGCGCGCGCGGACCGGCTGGGAGCAGGACTGGGTCGACTGGGACGAACACCTCTGA
- a CDS encoding DUF7382 domain-containing protein yields MLDPLRGQFDSFRRDERAIEGLPIRLVIALVVGVASLSVMMNMISGIQGLAVVEVDVRPSPDVVAPEEQTLTLTAVGSDGDPVADATLVVKGGTADIDGIETATTDADGRARVTVDPTLGPNREDGTLVVEVKPPAGSEFVDRRANTKILVIRGG; encoded by the coding sequence ATGCTCGACCCACTCCGAGGACAGTTCGACAGCTTCCGCCGCGACGAACGCGCCATCGAGGGGCTGCCCATCCGCCTCGTCATCGCGCTCGTGGTCGGCGTCGCGAGCCTCAGTGTGATGATGAACATGATAAGCGGGATCCAGGGGTTGGCCGTCGTGGAGGTGGACGTTCGGCCTTCGCCGGACGTCGTCGCTCCCGAGGAACAGACGCTGACGCTCACGGCCGTCGGTTCCGACGGCGACCCGGTCGCCGACGCGACGCTCGTCGTCAAAGGGGGGACGGCCGACATCGACGGCATCGAGACGGCGACGACCGACGCAGACGGGCGGGCGAGAGTCACCGTCGACCCCACCCTCGGGCCGAATCGGGAGGACGGTACGCTCGTCGTCGAAGTGAAACCGCCCGCGGGAAGCGAGTTCGTCGACCGCCGGGCGAACACGAAGATACTGGTGATTCGCGGCGGGTGA